gcaaagGGTCACCGCTGGCGACCCCCGGGGGGGGGAGAGAcaccgcgccggggggggggcagaggtTGGGGGTcagggggcgccgggggggttggggggcacccGAGGGGCAGAAATTGGGGGTGGGGGCCAATGGGGGGGTCAaggggcaccgggggggctgAGGTCGGGGGTCAAGGGGCACCGGGGGGGTCAGGGGCACCCGGGGGTCACCGAGGGGGTCAGAGGTCGGGGGTCAGGGGGTACCGGGGGTcagggggcacccaggggtcaGAGGTTGGGGGTCAGGGGCCACCAGGGGTCAAGGGGCACCGGGGGGTCAGAGGTCGGGGGtcagggggcaccggggggggtcAGAGGTCACCAGAGGACACCCAGGGAGCAGAGGTTGGGGGTCAGGGGTACCAGGGGGTCAGGGGGCACCAGGGGTCAGAGGTTGGGGGTCAGGGGGCacctggggcacccaggggtcaGAGGTTGGGGGTTGTGGGGCagcagggggtggggggcacatggggggcAGACGTTGGGGGTCAGGGGTCACCCGGGGGGtcggggggcacccaggggggcaCCAGAGGGCACCCGGGGGGCAGAGGTTGGGGGTCAGGGGGCACCCAGGGTcagggggcacccggggggcaGAGGTTGGGGGTCAGGGGGCACCAGGGGGTCAGGGGACACCCAGGGGTcagggggcacccggggggcaGAGGTCGGGGGTCGGCCCTACCTGTGGGGCTGTAGGCGCCGGCGGGGAGGACGTGGCCCCTCACCTCCATGCTGGGGGGTGCGGCgggccggcagccatgagccccccgccgccctgcgcccACCGCGTCAccggggcccaggagtcctggcggggggcccaggagtccgggaaaggggcccaggcagccagggagggggcccaggcgtccgggcggggggcccaggcgtccgggtggggacccaggtgtccagggcacccaggcgtccgggcaagggacccaggcgtccgggaggggcccaggcgtccgggcaagGGActcaggcgtccgggaggggcccaggtgtccggggaggggcccaggtgtccgggcaggggCCGGCTCCCCCCTcgcctccgcccccccccccccccaacccggcgCCCAATTTCCGCCTCCCGCTTCCGCCTGCCAGGCCCCtcccccgggggcccaggtgtccgggtcactccttcccccccccccccaaaggggcccaggcgtccgggtgtcgcttcaccccctcagggggcccaggcgtccgggtgcccccccacaAAGAGACCCAGGTGTCCCCCcaacaaggggcccaggcgtccgggtgccccccccaaggggcccaggcgtcccccccaaggggcccaggcgtccggggccccccaCTATCCCATCAtgcccctgtcccccccccgccccatcccttACCTcagcccggggtggggggggggcagcgcacACGCGTGTCCGGGGGTCGCACACGCGTGTCTGGGGGTCGCGCGCGTgtcggggggggtcagggggcggGTGCCCCCcacggcgggccggggggggggaggcggcatggcgggcggcgcgcggggggcccaggcgtccggcaggggcccaggcgtccgggaggggcccaggcgtccggcctcCCCCCTGCTCAGGGTCCCCCCTGTCGTCCCCCCCCCGTGATGTCACTTCCTGCCCCCCCCCTTCGCCCGGCACTTCCtgccgctgccccacggccccgctcggctcccgccccacggcgcctcccggccccacggcggcccccccccccggccccatggcggccccggccccatagcggccccccagcgccccccggcccccccagcggccgccgccgccgcccccccgccgtggggcgcggggggcagggGGCCGATGTCGCGCGGGGCGGCCgagggggccccggcggcgccccccggccccccccgccgccgccccccgcccgccccacggTCTACGTGCTGCTCGAGGAGCCCGGAGCCCCCGACGGCCTCCGCCTGCTCAGGTCAGCGGCAGCCCCaccgcgggcccaggcgtccggggcccccccggcacccccccggctCCGCATCCCCCCCCCCGACCCACGGCCCGGGCGTGGGAGCCCCCCGGATCCCCCCTCCCCATCGCCAGatccctcctgggacccccccgaccCACAGCCCGGGCATGGGAGCCCCCTAGATCCCCTCTCCCCATCGCCAGatccctcctgggacccccccaggcgctcctgggacccccccgaggCACTGGATCCCCCCCCAACCCATGGCCCGGGTGTGAGATCCCCCTAGATCCCCTCTCCCCATCACCAGatccctcctgggacccccccaggcgcccctgggacccccccgaggCACTGGATCCCCCCCGACCCACATCCCAGGCATGGGATCCCCCTGGATCCCCCCTCCCCAACGCCAGatccctcctgggacccccccaaatgcctctgggaccccccccgagGCACTGGATCCCCCCCCAACCCATGGCCTGGGTGTGAGATCCCCCTAGATCCCCTCTCCCCGTTGCCAgatcccccctgggacccccccgaccCACATGCCGGGCATGGGAGCCCCCTAGATCCCCCCTCCCCATTGCCAGatccctcctgggacccccccaggcgcccctgggacccccccgaggCACTGGATCCCCCCCAACCCATGGCCCGGGTGTGAGATCCCCCTAGATCCCCCCCTCGCCACTGCCAGAttcctcctgggacccccccagatgcccctgggacccccccatgcACTGGATCCCCCCCCAACCCATGGCCCGGGTGTGGGATCCCCCTAGATCTCCTCTCCCCATCGCCAGatccctcctgggacccccccagatgCCTCTGGGACCCCCCGACCCACGGCCCAGGTGTGAGATCCCCCTAGATCCCCCCTCCCCATCACCAGatccctcctgggacccccccagacgcccctgggaccccccccgagGCACTGGATCCCCCCCAACCCGTGGCCCGGGTGTGAGATCCCCCCAGATCCCCTCTCCCCATTGCCAGATCCCTCCTGGGACCCCCTCGACCCACAGCCCAGGCATGGGATCCCCCTAGATCCCCCCTCCCCATCGCCAGATcactcctgggacccccccgatGCCCCTGGGACCCCTCCGAGGCACTGGATCCCCCCCCAGACCCACGGCCCAGGCGTGGGATCCCCCTAGATCCCCCCTCCCCATCGCCAGatccctcctgggaccccccgcAGAtgcccctgggactcccctgagGCACTGGATCCCCCCCAACCCATGGCCCGGGTGTGGGATCCCCCCAGATCCCCTCTCCCCATCGCCAGatccctcctgggacccccccagatgTCCCCGGGACCCCCCTGACCCACAGTTTGAGCATGGgatccccccagatcccccccttCCCATCACCAGATTCCTCCCAGGGTCCCTCCCAACCCCCCCTCCTGGTCAGCAGatcccccgagcccccccccacctcctGGCCACAGGATCCCCCGGATCCCCTCTGGGATCCCTTCAGTCACTGGATCCCCCTGAGACCCTTTTCCCAGTTATAGGATCCCACTGGGGACCCCCAGATCCCCCAGgatctccctgtccctgcccccccAGTCCCTGGatccccccagcatccccccacagATCCCCTCCGGGATCCCCTTTCCAGTCACCAGAGCCCCCCTGGGAACCTCCTGTGGGTCCCTGgatcccctgccccccccccgtcTCAGGATTCCCCAGGATCCCCagcggtgccgtggggcagggggattGGGGAGGCTTGAGTGGCTGGGGGAGCTCGGGGGGGGATCTGGTGATTTTGGGGGGGATCCCAGGGGGattgggggctgtttgggggggggatctggggggatcTGGCGATGGGATGGGCTCGGGAGGATTTTGGGGATCCATGGGGAtctgggaggggggaggacagGGAAGGTCTCAGGGTATCAGGGTCGGGGAGGGATCGGGAGGatccaggagggatctgtgggGCTCGGGGGAGGATCCGGGTTGGGGAATCTGGGAGGGATTTGGGATCTCAGAAGGATCTGGGGGGGATCTGGAGAGATCCATGTGGCTGGAGGGGGATCTGGTGGGATCTGGGGGGATTGGGGGGATCCAGGAGGGATATGGAAGGGATCCAGGGGGGATCCGGGAGGGATCGGGGATCTCCGAAGGATCCGGGAGGGATCCGGGGGGATCCAAGCGAcatgggggggtccggggggggggatcTGGGAGGGATTGGGGGGGGATCCGGGGGGTGGGATCTGGGTGGGATCCGGGGGGGGAGGATGCAGAGGGATCCGGGGGGATCTtgggggggtctccgggggggctgacggacccccccccccccgcgcagcgtGAGCTCGCCGCTGCCCGAGTCCGGGATCGTGGCCGACATCGAGTgggagcgcggcccccccggcccccccggctcccccccggccccgcccgcccccggccccgcccccggccccgcccccgccgcctgctACTGCCTCAAGAGCCAGCCCCTCCCCCACAGGtaaggccccgcccccccccacgcgcgcgccgccatcttgccccacgcgcgccgccatcttgcccccacccctcccctcggccctctcccctccccgccccctccccgtggCGGCCATTTTCCCTCCCCCCGCGCCCACAGCGGCCATtttcccgccccggccccccatGGCCGCTGCTCGCCCTCCCATGGCGGCCACTGTTCCGCCTCGGCCCCCCACGGCGGCCATCTTCCCCTCCAGCGGCCATATTGCCACACCCAGCGGCCATGTTGCCTCACCCGACGGCCATGTTGCCCCACCCGGCAGCCATATTGCCTCACCTGGCAGCCATATTGCTTCCCCGGCAGCCATCTTGCCTCACCCGACAGCCATGTTGCCCCACCTGGCGGCCATGTTGCCTCACTGGCAGCCATATTGCCTCACCCGGCAGCCATATTGCCTCGCCTGGCAGCCATATTCCTTCCCCTGGCGGCCATGTTGCCCCACCCGGCCGCCATGTTGCCTCACCGGCAGCCATGTTCCCTCACCCAGTGGCCATATTCCTTGCCCTGGCAGCCATGTTGCCTCACCGGCAGCCATGTCGCCCCACCCGGCGGCCATCTTGCCACACCCGCAGCCATGTTGCCCCACCCGGCGGCCATGTTCCCTCACCCAGCGGCCATATTCCTTGCCCTGGCAGCCATGTTGCCTCACCGGCAGCCATGTTGCCCCACCCGTCGGCCATCTTGCCACACCGGCAGCCATGTCGCCCCACCCGGCGGCCACGTTGCCTCTCCCAGCAACCGCGCTGCCTCTCCCGGCGGCCATCTTCCCCgcgccccgtccccccgcccccgcttGGCGGCCGGGCGCTAACggcctcccgcagccccgggccgccggggccccccagcgaggcgccggggccgggcccggagGCGGCCATGTCGTCGCGGGTGCTGCTGCGGCAGCAGCTGATGCGGGCGCAGGCGGAGGAGCAGGAGCGGCGGGAGCGccaggccgccccggccccccggggccccccgcgccccccgcccctcgcccgccatCGCCGTCGgcgcccccctgccccggcccgccccccacGTGCCCCCCGAGGTCCTCAAGGTcagccggcgccccgcggcatgctgggaaaggggaggcctggggcatgctgggacgGCGGAGGACCGCGGGGTGGCgggatgggggggctggggcgTGCTGGGATGGTGGAGGACCACGGGGGATGCTGGGATAGGGGAGGACTGGGGCATGCTGGGAAAGGGGAGGGCTGAGGGATGCCGGGATAGGGGAGGAGCAGGGCGGGCCCGGTGCATGCTGGGAAATAGGAGGACGGAGGCATGCTGGGAGAGGGGGAGGGCCCAGGGCATGCtgggaaagagggaggagggggggcccagggcataaggggggggattgggggggattgggggggatttggggtcctgggaacccccccagccccccagatTTGGGATATTtggggtcctgcccccccccgaTTGAGATATTTGGGGTcctggacccccccagccccccagatTTGGGGAATTTggggtcctgccccccccagATTGAGATATTTGGGGTcctggacccccccagccccccagatTTGGGGAATTTGGGGTCCTGGGGCCCCCCAAATTTGTGGTATTTGGGgttgtgccccccccagcccccctgttttggggtatttggggtcctgggCCCCCACAGACCCCCAGATTTGGGGATTTTTGGGGTCCTGGTCCCCTTCAGCCCCCATGTTTTGGGGACTTGGGATCCaagcgcccccccagcccccctgtttggggtatttggggtcctgcccccccccagcccccaagatTTGGAGTATTGGGGGTCCTGCTCCCCCCCAGattggggtatttggggtcctggggcccccccagccccccagattgggggtatttggggtcctggagccccccagcccccctgttTTGGGGATTTGGGATCCaagcgcccccccagcccccctgttTTGGGGTCTTTggggtcctgccccccccagcccccaagatTTGGAGTATTTGGGGTCCTGCTCCCCCCCAGattggggtatttggggtcctgggccccccccagccccccagattgggggtatttggggtcctggagccccccagcccccctgttTTGGGGATTTGGGATCCaagcgcccccccagcccccctgtttggggtatttggggtcctgcccccccccagcccccaagatTTGGAGTATTGGGGGTCCTGCTCCCCCCCAGattggggtatttggggtcctgggacccccccagccccccagatttggggtatttggggtcctggggccccccagcccccctgttTTGGGGATTTGGGATCCaagcgcccccccagcccccctgttTGGGGTCTTtggggtcctgcccccccccagcccccaagatTTGGAGTATTTGGGGTCCTGCTCCCCCCCAGattggggtatttggggtcctgggccccccccagtcccccagattgggggtatttggggtcctggagccccccagcccccctgttTTGGGGATTTGGGATCCaagcgcccccccagcccccctgttTGGGGTCTTtggggtcctgcccccccccagcccccaagatTTGGAGTATTTGGGGTCCTGCTCCCCCCCAGattggggtatttggggtcctgggacccccccagccccccagatttggggtatttggggtcctggggccccccagcccccctgttTTGGGGATTTGGGATCCaagcgcccccccagcccccctgttTGGGGTCTTtggggtcctgcccccccccagcccccaagatTTGGAGTATTTGGGGTCCTGCTCCCCCCCAGattggggtatttggggtcctggggcccccccagccccccagattgggggtatttggggtcctggagccccccagcccccctgttTTGGGGTATTGGGGgtcgtgcccccccccagctcccccagtgGGGCTCCGGGGGGGCTGACACGGGGGGGGCGCAGGTGCAGACCCACCTGGAGAACCCGACGCGCTACCACCTGCGAGCGGCCCAGCGGCAGCAAGTGCGGCAGTACCTGAGCGCGGCCctggggcgggcggccggcggcccccccagcccgcccggcccccccgccgcccccgccgccccccacagccccctcgCCCTGCTCCACATCGGCTCCGGCTCCGAGAAGGAGGTGGGTGTCgcgtcccccccccgtcccggcACCGCAGCCGGAGGGATGCtgcatggttttggggggattttgcacaaatttggggggggggtgcacgAATTTGGGAGGGTTTTGCACGATTTTGGGAGGGTTTTGCACGATTTTGAGGGGTTGCAtgatttttgggggggttgcACGATTTGGGGGGGGTTGCACGATTTGGGGGTGCACGATTTTGGGGGGTCTTGCACGATTTTGGGGGGGTTGCACGATTTGTAGGAGCTTTCGCAGGGCTTGAGGGGTTGCACGATTTGGGGGGGCTTTTGCATGATTTTGGGATGCACCATTTTGGGGGCTTGGCACGATTTTGGAGGGTTTTGAGCAATTTGGGGGGCTTTTGCACCATTTTGGGGCAGTTTCACATGGTTTTGGGGCCGTTTTGCCCAACCTCGGGAGGCTTCACGCCATTTCGGGGGGGCCCAACCCCTACGGGGAGCAGGGTGGGGGGCTCTGCCGGGTCGTGACAGCACCTCAGcggccccccccttccccccgccccccccgcagaTCGATGACGTCATCGATGAGATCATCAGCCTGGAGTCGAGCTACAACGACGAGCTGCTGAGCTACGGCCCCTCCGAGGGCGGCCTGCAGCTGCCCAGCACGGTGCGACGCTGCCCCTTTAAggcccgcgggcggggggcggggcccgggcggggccAAGCCCCTCATTGCTGGTGGGGGCGTGGCCATTCCATATAAGGAGAGAGGCTGAGGGCGGCTCAAAGGGCAGGTGGGGGGGCAATCTGCTGCCATATATGGTGGGGGCGTGGCCTGAGGGAGGCGGGGCGTGGCCTAGAGTGGGGGCGTGGCCTCATCTTACTGGGGGCGTGGCCTCAGCCCCGTTCCATCCCCCCTGTGGGCCTGTTTGGAGGGGGCTGGACCCCCCTGGGaggggtgggcggggcctgggcggggtgggcggggctgggggcgtggccaggctgaccccgccccccccgccccccagctgCCCGCCCCCGGGCCCCTGCTGGAGGTGTTCAGCCCCCCCGCGgggggcagcagctcctgccccgcCGAGCTGCCCCGCGTCAAGGCCGAGCTCTCGGGtacggggggggctggggggcccctatggggcaggatggggctggggagggttGGGGGGGCCCCTATGGGGCAGGACAGGGGGCTCGGGGGGTCCTTGGGGGTATGGGGGGGAccctatggggcaggatgggggctgGGAAGGGTCCTTGGGGGTCCGGGGGCGTccctatggggcaggatggggctgggggggtccctatggggcaggacAGGGGTCTGAGGGGGGCCtcgggggtctggggggggcctatggggcaggacaggggactaggggggtccttgggggtctagggggggtctggggggccctatggggcagcacaggaggctggggggggtccttggggggctAGGGGTggtctgggggggccctatgTGGCAGGACAGGAGGctgggggggtccttgggggtctgggggggtccctatggggcaggacaggggtctggggggttccttgggggtctgggggggccctgtggggcaggatgggggctgggggggttcttgggggtctgggggggtccctatggggcaggacAGGTGTctgggggggtccttgggggtctgggggagctctatggggcaggatgggggctgggggggtccttggggggctcAGAGGGTCCTATAGGGCAGGGGGACCCTGGGAGTCTTGAGGGGGGTctctgggggccgggggggtctgtgtggggcaggggaggcctgagggggggctggggggtcgctGTGGGGCAGGTCGGGCCCGGGGGGGCTGGTGACGCTCTCTGCCCCCCCAGAGACGGAGGCGAAGGCGCTGCTGAAGGAGCGGCAGAAGAAGGACAACCACAACCTGAGTgaggggcagagccggggggcagagccggggggctggggggcagagccagggggtgggggggcaccgtggggcagagccagggggctgggggggccgtggggcagagccggagggctggggggcagagctggggggctggggggggccatggggcagagctggggggctgtggggcagagctggggggctggggggggccatggggctcGCCATGGGGCAGGGCTCGCCGTGGGGCTGAcgtttcttcccccccccaagTCGAGCGGCGCCGGCGCTTCAACATCAACGACCGGATCAAGGAGCTGGGGACCCTCATCCCCAAGTCCAACGACCCGTGAgtgcgggccccggcgtccggggggggcccaggcatccggggggggagcccaggcgtccggggggggagcccaggcgtccggggatggggacccaggtgtccgggggggaccCAAAGGACCCAGGTCTCCAGGCGAGCAtcagagggacccaggcgtctgggggggtgccggaggggcccaggcgtccgggtgagcaccagaggggcccaggcgtcctggaggGTGccagagggacccaggcgtccggggggacccaggcgtctggggaggGCGTCCgtggggacccaggtgtccagggggacccaggcatccgggggacccaggcatccaggggtggcaccagcggggcccaggcgtccggggggacccaggcgtctgagGGGGGCAccggcagggcccaggcgtccggggggacccaggcgtctggggggggcaccggcggggcccaggcgtccgggggacccaggcgtgcGGGCGCCCCGCAGGGAGATGCGCTGGAACAAGGGCACCATCCTCAAGGCCTCGGTCGACTACATCCGCAAGCTGCAGAAGGAGACGCAGCGCTCGCGCGAGCTCGAGCTGCACCAGCAGCGCCTCGAGCAGGCCAACCGCAGCCTCCAGCTCCGCGTCCAGGtccgcccgccccgcggggctctGTGGGGCGCCTGGGGGTGGCTATGGGGCCGGGGGAGCAGCTGGGAGGGGGTTATGGGGTGCCTGGGGAGGTCTATGGGGCTCCTGGGGGCATCTATGGGGCCAGGGGGGCACCTGGGAGGGGGCTATGGGACTcctggggggtctgtggggcaccTGGGGGCGGCTATGGGGCCGGGGGAGCAGCTGGGAGGGGGTtatggggtgcctgggggggtctatggggctcctgggggggtctatggggctcCTGGGGGCATCTATGGTGCCAGGGGGGCACCTGGGAGGGGGCTATGGGGCTcctggggggtctgtggggcaccTGGGGGTGGCTATGGGGCCGGGGGAGCAGCTGGGAGGGCGTTatggggcacctgggggggtcTATGGGTCACCTGGGGCATCTATGTGGCCTGGGAGGGGTCTATGGGGCAcctggggggtctatggggctcCTGGGGCATCTATGGTGCCAGGGGGGCACCTTGGAGGGGGCTATGGTGCACCTGGGGGCATCTATGGGGCTCCTGGGGTGTCTATGGGGTAGCTAGAGGGCCGGGGGGACACCTGGGAGGGGGCTATGGGGCTCCTGGGGGCGTCTATGGGGCCAGGGGGGCACCTGGGAGGGGTCTATGGGGCACCTGGGGTCATCTATGGGGCACTTAGGGGCATCTATGGGGCCGAGGGGCACCTGGGAGGGGTCTATGGGGCACCTGGGGTCATCTATGGGGCACTTAGGGGCATCTATGGGGCCGAGGGGCACCTGGGAGGGGTTTATGGGGCACCTGGGGgcatctatggggctggggggcacctgggggggtctatggggcactTAGGGGCATCTATGGGGCCAGGGACACCTGGGAGGGGGTTATAGGGCCCCTGGGGtggtctgtggggctgggaggaacCTGGGAGGGGGCTATGGGGCCCCTAGGAGGGCTCTATGGGGCACCTGGGTGGGTCTATGGGTCtgaccccccccgtgtcccccccaggagctggagctgcaggcGCAGCTGCACGGGCTCCCCCTGagccccccggcgccggcgggcgaGGGGGGCCGCGAGgaggcgcccggcggccccccctttgccccggcccccccccagtgCCTGCTGGACCTGGCCCTGGCCGAGGAgctgccgccggggctggggctgcccctgggcctggggggggccggggggggcctcGACGACATCCTCATGGACGACCCCGGCGGGCTCTCGCCcctcggcccccccggcgccctccTGGCCTCCCCCGGGCCCTCCCGCGCctccagcccccgcagcagcCTCAGCATGGAGGACGAGGCCTgagccggcccccccccgccgtggcccTTTTAAGGACCCCCCCGTTGGCGTGGCCCTTTTAAGGACCCCCCTCGGCGTGGCCCTGTTAGGGATCCTCCTTGGCATGGCCCTTTTAAGGACCCCACCAGGGCGTGGCCCTTCTAAGGTGTCCCCACATGGCATTGCCCTTTTAAGAACTCCCTGGGTGTGGCCCTTCTAAGGTGTCCCCACATGGCATTGCCCTTTTAAGAACTCCCTGGGTGTGGCCCTTCTAAGGTGAACCCACATGCCATTGCCCTTTTAAGGCACCGACAACATGGCCTTTTTAAGGGTGCCCCCACAATTCGGTATTGCCCTTTTAAGGTGGCCCCACCAGGGCATGGCCCTTTTAAGGTGCCCCCTCGGCCCCTTTAAGAGCCAGCCCCGCCCCTGGGGGAAGCCCCGCCCACTCCTTCCAGGCGCACTCTGCCCCGCCCCTCAGGGAATTCCTGGCTTCGCCTCCTCCAGGGAGGCCACGCCCCGGAGAGCCCCCCTCCCATGAAGCTCCGCCCACAGAGAGAAGCCCCGCCCACGAGGAGGCCCCGCCccggctggccccgcccccgcgccagCCCCCTCCAATGAgtgggatcctgggggctgggcCCTCAGGCATGACGCCCCGCCCCTTCTGCTGTCAATCACCCGGcaaagccccgccccctccccttggGCCAGCCCCATGCACATAGCCCCGCCCCCGTGTAGCCACACCCCCAGCactcggccccgccccctcccccaggccccgcccgcAGTTaaaggggccgcgccgcccccgcgggg
Above is a genomic segment from Dromaius novaehollandiae isolate bDroNov1 unplaced genomic scaffold, bDroNov1.hap1 HAP1_SCAFFOLD_228, whole genome shotgun sequence containing:
- the LOC135325509 gene encoding LOW QUALITY PROTEIN: transcription factor E3-like (The sequence of the model RefSeq protein was modified relative to this genomic sequence to represent the inferred CDS: inserted 2 bases in 1 codon), with the protein product MSLPAPPLRPALPAAAPRPRSAPAPRRLPAPRRPPPPAPWRPRPHSGPPAPPGPPSGRRRRPPAVGRGGQGADVARGGRGGPGGAPRPPPPPPPARPTVYVLLEEPGAPDGLRLLSVSSPLPESGIVADIEWERGPPGPPGSPPAPPAPGPAPGPAPAACYCLKSQPLPHSPGPPGPPSEAPGPGPEAAMSSRVLLRQQLMRAQAEEQERRERQXPPRPPGAPRAPRPSPAIAVGAPLPRPAPHVPPEVLKVQTHLENPTRYHLRAAQRQQVRQYLSAALGRAAGGPPSPPGPPAAPAAPHSPLALLHIGSGSEKEIDDVIDEIISLESSYNDELLSYGPSEGGLQLPSTLPAPGPLLEVFSPPAGGSSSCPAELPRVKAELSETEAKALLKERQKKDNHNLIERRRRFNINDRIKELGTLIPKSNDPEMRWNKGTILKASVDYIRKLQKETQRSRELELHQQRLEQANRSLQLRVQELELQAQLHGLPLSPPAPAGEGGREEAPGGPPFAPAPPQCLLDLALAEELPPGLGLPLGLGGAGGGLDDILMDDPGGLSPLGPPGALLASPGPSRASSPRSSLSMEDEA